Part of the Yersinia hibernica genome, AATTGGCGCTTAACCCGAGCTTCCAACATGGCTTCTAGCTCATAAGAAGTATCGAAATGGTTCTCTACTGCATTCTTTGAAGAGTGAGTTATCAAGATAATTTCTTTAATACCAGCAGCAACACATTCGTTAACTACATACTGGATCAATGGCTTATCAACAATAGGTAACATTTCTTTTGGAATAGCTTTCGTGGCGGGAAGCATTCTCATGCCTAAGCCTGCCACGGGGATCACTGCTTTCAATTTGGTCATAATTAACCTACTGATTTCTAGTGCAAATTTAAAATTATTCTAAATTCAACCGCTAAATCATATTAGTCGATTTGCTGTTTCAGCCAGGCAGTAAACTTTTCGCCTTCCGTATTATGGCGAACACCATAGGTGACAAAGGCTTTCATATAACCCAATTTATCACCGCAATCGTGAGATTTACCCGTCATATGAAAAGCTTCCACGGGTTCTTGCTCCATCAACATCGCAATAGCATCTGTAAGCTGAATTTCATCTCCCGCACCGCGAGGTGTTTTCTTCAGCAATGGCCAGATATCTTTTGACAACACATAGCGCCCCACTACCGCGAGGTTAGACGGCGCATCGGCGACTGAAGGCTTCTCCACAACCGCGGTCATTAAGGTGCTTTCACCCGGGGCTAAATCGACATGACCACAATCAGCAATTCCGTACTTGGATACATCTGCTTTGGGGACCGGCTCGACCATAATCTGGCTACGACCAGTTTCTTCAAAGCGCTGAATCATACTAGCAAGATTTTCTTTAGATAAATCAGCTGTTGAATCATCCAGCAAAACATCAGGTAATAGCACAATAAACGGATTATCCCCCACCATAGATTGCGCACAAAGCACCGCATGCCCCAATCCTTTGGCATGACCCTGGCGCACCTGCATGATTGTGACATCCGGTGGGCAAATATTTTTAATCTCTTTCAATAACTGCCGCTTAACCCGTGACTCTAAAGCTGCTTCCAATTCAAAAGATGTGTCGAAATGGTTTTCTATCGCATTTTTGGATGAATGGCTGACCAGTACAATCTCTTTGATTCCCGCAGCCACACACTCTTTCACGATATATTGAATCAGGGGCTTATCAACCACTGGCAGCATTTCTTTCGGAATCGCCTTGGTCGCTGGCAACATACGGGTACCAAGACCGGCAACAGGAATGACTGCTTTCAAAGACTTCATTGCTATGACCTCTTCAACTTTAAACAGTTAAATCTGGTTAGATTAATTCTGTACACTAAGAGAAATAAGCTGGAATTGCTCATTATCAATTTATCTGTCTCAAAGCTTACATCAGAAAGTTCCTGATTACATTTATAAAATATCAAAAAATATTTCATAAAGCTGTCATCACGCAAAAATGAATAAATAGTGCACGACTCAAATAATATGCTATTAAAAGCCATATAAGTGCAAAAAATAAAATTACCTATCCATTATTTCATTATATAAACTGATATAGCTTGAAACCATTTTTTCAGAGGTGAAGTTTTCTAAATAACGATTTCGCGCGTTACATCCAAACTCAGCTGACAATTCAATGTTATCCCACAATTTATCCATTGCGAGCCTTAATGCCACAGAATCTGATGGTGGAACGACTAGCCCGGTTAATTGGTCAATATTAATGAATGTTGTTCCTGTCCCTATCTCACTTGAAATTAAAGGCTTACCGTACATCGCGCCTTCCAATAAAGTGATACCAAAAGCTTCGGAACGTAGATGAGATGGAAAAACCACCGCATAACAAAGCGTTAAAAGGGCTGTTTTATCTTCATCCGATACTGCGCCTAAAAAATGAATATTCTCAATTTTTAGTTCTTTGACCTGTTTTTTAAGTTCAGTCTCAATTGGCCCTGCACCAACAATAACAATTGGATAAGTTGAGTTTTTTGCCGCGTCAATAAGAATATGTAAACCTTTATAATAGCGGAAAGCCCCGACAAATAAGAAGAAACGAGGGCCAAATTTATTTTGCCAAAACTCAAGACGGTCAGCAGTAGGCAGCGGATAAGATTTTTCATCAAGACCATAAGGAATAACACTGACTTTATGTGAGAATTTCTTTAGTGTGATACTGGTAGCCACATAATTAGGTGAGGCGGCTACAATATGTGAAACACTAGCTAGAAACTTATTCATTAATGGCGCATATATTTTTAATATATTTTTCTGTTTTACAATATCAGAATGGTAACTAACAACAGTAGGCTTTTTAACTCCAGACAGAAAATGAACCATATCCATAAAAGGGAATGGAAAATGATAGTGGATAATATCAGCCTGCTGAGCTAATTTTTTAAAATCTTTCAATGCCTGAAAAGAAAAAGGGGTAGATGCCGCTTCAAAATTTATTGGAGAACAATAAGCCGTATGCGACTTTATTTTCTGATTAACAACTTCACCGCGTTTACTTAAAGAAAGCACGGTCGATTCAATGCCTCTATCCGTGCCGCCTTCGCATAATTGAAAAATAACTTGCTCAACACCACCAAATGTATCTGGATAATATGTTTTATAAAAATGCAGCACTTTTAACATTATGTTGTTATACCTGCTTGTAAGCTTTTATCGTTTCTTGGGCACATCTGGCCCATGAGAATGTTTTCGCTCTGAGAAGACCTAATTCTATTGACCGGCGACGCCACTCTTCATCTTCCAGGCTTTTAATAATAGCAATAGTCAGCCCTTCAACATCAAGTGCATCACACATTAAACCCGAGTCGCCTAAAACTTCGGGCAATGACGCTGCATTGGAGCAAACAACAGGTATGCCCGATGCCATTGCTTCAAGAATAGGTAATCCAAATCCTTCATATAATGAAGGAAATAAAAATGTTCTCGCCCCTGAGAAAAGCAAAGGCAGATCTTCGGAACTCAGATAGCCAAGATACAATAGCCACCCTTGTTGTTTGGCCAGTTCAAAGCGGCGGTGTAAACTCTCACTATTCCACCCGGAAAAACCGCAAATGACTAATGGATATCGAGTGCGCAACTCCAGCGGAAGTCGCTCATAAGCATCGAGCAAAGTGGCAATATTTTTTCTTGGTTCGATTGTTCCTGTAAATAGCGAGTATTGGCCCGCAATCAAGTTCAAACGGCTCATTAAGTTTTGCAATGAGGTATATTCACGAGGGTAAAAATCACCACTACTCGCTAATGGAGCTGATACTATTCGCTCTATAGGATAATCAAAATACTCAGCTAACTCTTTTCGGGTAAATTCAGAGTCTGTTATTAACACTTTCGCTCTTTTTAATGTTAACAATAACTCTTTTTGCATATAGCGAACACGATTTTCAGGATGGCATTTCGGCCAAGTAAAAATAGAAAGATCATGGAAAGTAGCAACAGCATTAGGAATTCGAGGTGGTAAATAAAAATTTGGACTATGATAAATGAAACTATTGTAGGAACTTAAGGCTAAACTCTTTAGCCAAGGTGCCGAGATACGATATAACTCACTAGCAATGGCATTATTTTTAACGAAATTTTTCATCCCTGAAGCCGTGCTCGATTTAACATTGATAGTAGGTAAATTTCGAGATATCTCTCTTCCTTGTAAAAAAAGAAGATCTGATATTTCATTATTACTCTGTAATTCTCGAGCTAACTCATAAGTATAACGGCCAATCCCAGTTAAGGGATATTTAATAGAATCAGTACCAAAAACAACTTTCATTATTTAGTTTCCAGCATCCAACGCAGAGTATCTTCTAATGGTGGTGTATTCCATCCATCGACAATGCGTTGTAATTTCCTGGAATCACCACACAACGTTTTTACTTCATTAGCGCGAACGAAAGCAGGATTGACATGAATAGATAAATTATGCGAAGTTATTTTTTCACATAGGCTAACAACTTCACGCAATGAATAAGTTCGCCCTGAACAGACATTAACAGTTTCGCCAATAGGTTTGGCGAGTAAAAGCCCCAAATAAGCTTTAGCTAATGCTCTTACGTCGGTAAAGTCACGCCATACATCCAAATTACCTAATTCTATTTCACTCGCTTTACGTTTGAAATGAGAAACTATTTTCGGTAGCAAAAAATTATCTGATTGCCCGACCCCAGTATAATTAAACGGCCGAACAATAATAATTGGTAATTTTTCTGACCAAAGTTTAGCCATATACTCCATAGCTAACTTACTGACGGCATAGTCATTAGCGGGATTTGCTGCGGTTTCCTCGCTCAATATACCTGCTTGCGAATTACCATAAACATTGGCACTGCTGGCAAGTAAAACAGCCTCAATATTGTCAGCAACAACACTTAGTGCCGCCAATAAATTTCTAGTGCCAACAACATTTACATCATAAAAAGCGGCAGGATTACCATGACCAACAAAAGCAATAGCTGCGAGATGAACAACCAGATGAGGTTTTACCTTCTCAATAACAGAGGTTAGTCCATCAATATCCAGTAGGTCCACTTGAAAATAGTCAGGATCATTTGAAGGCTGGGAGCCTAAACCAAATACCCGGTAACCGGCAGCGGATAACTCCGCTGCCATATAATGGCCGGTAAAACCCTGAATACCGGTGATCAGGGCACGCTTGCCATTCATTGTCATCAGAATGAGAAACCTTGTTGATTACGACGCAGGTCTTCTTCTACCATCATCAGACAAAGTTCTTCTAATGTTGTTTTTGGTTCCCAGCCAAGTACATCTTTTGCTTTTTGTGGATTACCAATTAATAACTCAACTTCGGCCGGGCGATAGAACTTAGGATTCACTTTAACCAGGGTTTTCCCTGTCGCAGTATCAACCCCGATTTCATTTTCATCCTTGCCTTCAAAACGTAAATTAAAGCCAGCAGCCTTGAATGCCATAGAAACAAAATCACGCACAGTCTCAGTACGGTTAGTTGCTAAAACAAAAGTATCAGGAACATCAGCTTGTAACATGCGCCACATACCTTCTACATATTCTTTAGCAAAACCCCAATCTCGTTTAGCATCCATATTACCTAATTCAAGAATATCCAACTTGCCCAATTTAATTTTTGCCACAGAGTCAGTAATCTTGCGGGTAACAAACTCACGCCCACGCAATGGTGATTCGTGATTAAAAAGAATACCGCTGCAGCCGAAAATACCATAACTCTCACGATAGTTAATGGTCATCCAGTGTGCGTACAATTTAGCTACACCATAAGGGCTGCGTGGATAGAATGGTGTTTCTTCAATTTGCGGTATCGCTTGAACTTTACCGAACATCTCAGAAGTAGAAGCTTGGTAAAAACGAATTTTGGTATTAACAATCCGAATAGCTTCTAATAAATTAAGTGGGCCAATACCTGTAATTTCTGCAGTGGTTGCAGGTTGGTCAAAAGAAACTCCCACAAAACTCTGTGCGGCTAAATTATATACTTCAGTAGCTTGTGTGGTTTGCAATAGGCGAATGCTGGCAGAAAGATCTGTTAGATCATATTCAACTAAATGAAGGTTAGGATGTTTATCAATACCTAACTCTTCAATACGCCAAAAGTTAACAGAACTGGTACGACGATAAGTACCATAAACCTTATAGCCCTTATCAAGTAACAACTCAGCGAGATATGCGCCATCTTGGCCAGTTATGCCGGTAATAATTGCAGTTTTCATTATTAGTCTTTGCCCACTTATTAAGAAATAAAAAACACTTATGAAAAGTACACTTTAATAGATTCAATGAGTAATTATTGAATTGTAAAATTTTTATGGCGCAGGTTTATCTATTAATAAGATACTTATCATTTAATGCGCCGGGAAGTTTAACTACAACAGTCGTCGAATCTATGATAGCTTGAAAACTCGTACTTTCCCCTGGAGTAAGAACAATTATATCCCCTTCATTCCACACCTTTCCACACATCAATATCTTTCCACTTATAACACAGGTTATCTCGGTAGCAATTTTATGATAGTGCTCTTCTTCGCTGGCCCCTTTTAAGTAGTGCTTCACAGCGACTTCACACTCATCAGTGTGAAAGGCATTTGGTGAAAATGCACCAATAAACCATCCGCCGATCATATCATTAATTTTATAGCTTTCCATTTATACTCCTAAACTCATTTTATTTCTATCTGGCGGATTGTTTTTAGTGGATGATATTGTTCAGGGTCTATTTTAATCACTCCAACACGTAACCCTTTCAATATTAATTCATTGAATGATGGGCAAATATAGAAGCGTCCATCGACCTTAGCATCTTTACGGATCATGTTTTTTACTGCATCAGTGAAATCTGATGTTTTTCTAAACCAATACGTACCAGCAGTTGCATTTCTACTGATTGGTTTTTTCTCAGATGCTTCAGTAACTAGACCTTCGTCATTTAGCATTACATAAGAATATCTAGGATGTATTGAATCAAATATAATAGTTCCTGCATCATAATTATTGTTATTCATTTCGTCGATAAAGTTTTTGATGTCTACATCAACCAGTTGGTTTCCACTGACAATAAGTAGAGACTCTGATTGTGGTAAGCTAACTGTACCCAGTAATGCAGTACATGCAGCACCGGCGGTATTATCGGGAACAGGAAATACACTGAATTTTTTATCCGATATCAGCTTAACAATATCATCTAGATGATATCTTTTTATATATTTATCTTGGAATAAATAAACAACCTCACCATCATTGAATGAAAGCTGGTCTGTAACTCTCTGAATTAATGGTACTCCATTTACCTCAGAAAGACATAAAGGATAATTTTTATCATCGGGATCGATATAATTATCCCCAGCAGCGAGAATTAATATATTCAAAACTGACCTCCTTTATCCAAACCATCAATAAATGCCTTAATACTTCTATAGTTTACATCAGTAACATCATTCACAACTAGAACATGAGCACCTGAAGCTTTGGCTGCTTTGATACCATTTTCGTTATCTTCAACAATGACACATTCATCAGGCCTAAAACCTAATTTATCTATAGCTTTATTATAAATTTCTGGATTAGGTTTACCTTGTTTCACATCTTGGTTAGAAAGAACGATGTCAAGATAGCCGATCAGTGAGGCTTTTTCCATCATAGTAACCACGCTATTTCTAACAGAATTTGATGCAACACCTAATTTATACCCTTCCTGCTTTAATTTTGAGAGAGCGTATTCATGGATGAATAATGGTTTGCATTTTGTATGAACGATTTCCATCGTGTATTGTTGTTTCATCTCATTAATGAATGAGTGCAACTGTACCGGTAATGAATATTCAGCACTTAATATATTAAGCTTGTCTTTAGTCGGTAAACCATCAAATTTTGTTAGATGATCATATCGTTCAATATTAAAACCAAATAAGTTTAATGCTTGATTTAAAGCCTCATAATGCCATTCCTTTGCTTCGATTAACACTCCATCCATATCAAAAATAACGGCCTTAATCATATATCCTCCTTGAACATTTCGGCAGCATCTATGGGAAAGTCGGTACACAAGATAATTCGATCATCTTTTGATATTCCGGAATCTCGCATTAAGCTCCACAACATTTTATAGTCATCACGTTTGTGCAACTCTGGAGATACTATACAAACTTGCTTATTATCATTAAGTAAACTAGATATTAAATTCATGTCATACCATGTACTATGAAATGCATCTAACCAAATACCTTCACATTCTTCGTAAAATGTTGCGTCTTGCTCATATTCGCTCATTCGACTGAAAACAGAAATATTACCATTTTTAATATAAGTAAGTTGATCAGGTATTGACATGTCAAATACAAAGGAATCGGAAATTTTTTCTTCTTCAAGAAGTTGGCTTAGTTGGTCTACAAGTCCATCTGATTTTATATTCAATGCTAACGGTAGATTACGTCCTTTTAGTAATTTAAATAATTCTTTTAATGTTAACTCTCCACCGCAAGGCATATCATGGGATATAACCAATTTTTTATTCAAATCTCTAATATCTGTTTCTATACCAAAGCCGAGATCGAAAGAACGTTCAAAGGCAATAAGAGAGTTTTTTTCATCACTATTATTCCAATAACCTCTGTGGCTTATAATTTTCATCTTATAGACCTTTTGTCGCCTTGAGTGATACTGGTAGTTTTAGAAATAATTCTAAATCCGCAGGTGTCCCAAGTCCATACATCCCATTAGCCTCTGAACCAATATTGTAAATTCCAATAGAAGCACCCTTTTTAATTAAATAATTGTATGCAGGGGCAACATAAAACTCACCATTCACTCGGTCATTTGCCTCGATCATTTCTTCAGCTGAAGTTACAAAATCAGCACCATGGCGGAAATTATAAATCCCAACCGTTGCTTCACTAGAAATAACTACTTTTTCAATAACTCGATTAATCCGGCCAGAATCATCGAATCCGACAAAAGACCATTTAGGATCATTAGCAGTCATTGTCATAATCCCCCCCTGATGATTTACATCAGATATAGCTGAAATATAGGTATTAATATCACAGTCTATATATTGGTCACTATTGGCAATCATTAAAGGATCTGTACTATTTATATATTCTTTTGCCAATAAAACAGTACATGCAGCGCCTTCTGTCAAACTATCTGTTTCAATAACAACCGAGTTTTCTGCCCACTCCATCAATTTATTAGCCACATCATATTTTTGGACATGAGATTTTTGGACAATAAATATGAATCGATGTTGACATTGTGGTGTAAGGTTATTAATGACAACTTTCACCATAGGAATATTATGAACACTAATTAAGGGTTTAGGATTTTCAAATCCTGCATCTACAAAGCGACTACCAGCACCAGCCATAGGTATAACAATATTCAACATTTTTATTCACCTTCTAAATTAAAAATTTGATAATGAATCATTAACAATAGCTATATATTTTACAAGAAATCATTTACAGGCTTAGAAAGAAATATATGTTATCATTTTATTTTAGTTACCTCTGTACTTATCTTTCAATACAAATTAATGCTACTTAAAATAATTGATTACTCTACGGAGAAAGTTTGATTTTAAATTTTTAAATTCAGTCTGACAACGAGTCAACTTCTCATTCACCTCTGATAACTCTATATTTAACCTATCATTCTCCTTTCTTATATCATTTAGTTTATTTGTTAACTCAATAATATATACTTCAGGAAACTCTTGTCGGTTAGATGGGAAGTGCCAGTAATGTTTACCGTCATAGTATTTAAGCCCCCGTAAATTTAACTCATTTTCCATTAATTCATATTCTTTCCCTTTTCTACAAAAAAATATATTAAACTCATTTGAGGCTGGGTCATTAGGTTTTATTTTGTATGCGTAAAAATTATTTTTATCTAAAAATAATAATGCTGAAAGTAGATCATCGTCAGTTCCAGAATATAAAGATAAATGCTTAACAGACGGGACCTCTAGCATTCCACCATCAATCCGATCTATATATTTTCCTCCCGTTTTCAATGCAATCAAATCCATCCCTTGTATATCAATTTTAATAAATCGAATACGGTTAAATGAAAGTCGATCTAAAAACGATGAAAGTGTCATTGTTTCTACATTGATCTTATTGGAGTGAATTAGATCTATTCTATTAGA contains:
- the galU gene encoding UTP--glucose-1-phosphate uridylyltransferase GalU, with the protein product MKSLKAVIPVAGLGTRMLPATKAIPKEMLPVVDKPLIQYIVKECVAAGIKEIVLVSHSSKNAIENHFDTSFELEAALESRVKRQLLKEIKNICPPDVTIMQVRQGHAKGLGHAVLCAQSMVGDNPFIVLLPDVLLDDSTADLSKENLASMIQRFEETGRSQIMVEPVPKADVSKYGIADCGHVDLAPGESTLMTAVVEKPSVADAPSNLAVVGRYVLSKDIWPLLKKTPRGAGDEIQLTDAIAMLMEQEPVEAFHMTGKSHDCGDKLGYMKAFVTYGVRHNTEGEKFTAWLKQQID
- a CDS encoding glycosyltransferase family 4 protein — encoded protein: MLKVLHFYKTYYPDTFGGVEQVIFQLCEGGTDRGIESTVLSLSKRGEVVNQKIKSHTAYCSPINFEAASTPFSFQALKDFKKLAQQADIIHYHFPFPFMDMVHFLSGVKKPTVVSYHSDIVKQKNILKIYAPLMNKFLASVSHIVAASPNYVATSITLKKFSHKVSVIPYGLDEKSYPLPTADRLEFWQNKFGPRFFLFVGAFRYYKGLHILIDAAKNSTYPIVIVGAGPIETELKKQVKELKIENIHFLGAVSDEDKTALLTLCYAVVFPSHLRSEAFGITLLEGAMYGKPLISSEIGTGTTFINIDQLTGLVVPPSDSVALRLAMDKLWDNIELSAEFGCNARNRYLENFTSEKMVSSYISLYNEIMDR
- a CDS encoding glycosyltransferase family 4 protein, producing MKVVFGTDSIKYPLTGIGRYTYELARELQSNNEISDLLFLQGREISRNLPTINVKSSTASGMKNFVKNNAIASELYRISAPWLKSLALSSYNSFIYHSPNFYLPPRIPNAVATFHDLSIFTWPKCHPENRVRYMQKELLLTLKRAKVLITDSEFTRKELAEYFDYPIERIVSAPLASSGDFYPREYTSLQNLMSRLNLIAGQYSLFTGTIEPRKNIATLLDAYERLPLELRTRYPLVICGFSGWNSESLHRRFELAKQQGWLLYLGYLSSEDLPLLFSGARTFLFPSLYEGFGLPILEAMASGIPVVCSNAASLPEVLGDSGLMCDALDVEGLTIAIIKSLEDEEWRRRSIELGLLRAKTFSWARCAQETIKAYKQV
- a CDS encoding GDP-mannose 4,6-dehydratase; translation: MTMNGKRALITGIQGFTGHYMAAELSAAGYRVFGLGSQPSNDPDYFQVDLLDIDGLTSVIEKVKPHLVVHLAAIAFVGHGNPAAFYDVNVVGTRNLLAALSVVADNIEAVLLASSANVYGNSQAGILSEETAANPANDYAVSKLAMEYMAKLWSEKLPIIIVRPFNYTGVGQSDNFLLPKIVSHFKRKASEIELGNLDVWRDFTDVRALAKAYLGLLLAKPIGETVNVCSGRTYSLREVVSLCEKITSHNLSIHVNPAFVRANEVKTLCGDSRKLQRIVDGWNTPPLEDTLRWMLETK
- the gmd gene encoding GDP-mannose 4,6-dehydratase encodes the protein MKTAIITGITGQDGAYLAELLLDKGYKVYGTYRRTSSVNFWRIEELGIDKHPNLHLVEYDLTDLSASIRLLQTTQATEVYNLAAQSFVGVSFDQPATTAEITGIGPLNLLEAIRIVNTKIRFYQASTSEMFGKVQAIPQIEETPFYPRSPYGVAKLYAHWMTINYRESYGIFGCSGILFNHESPLRGREFVTRKITDSVAKIKLGKLDILELGNMDAKRDWGFAKEYVEGMWRMLQADVPDTFVLATNRTETVRDFVSMAFKAAGFNLRFEGKDENEIGVDTATGKTLVKVNPKFYRPAEVELLIGNPQKAKDVLGWEPKTTLEELCLMMVEEDLRRNQQGFSF
- a CDS encoding glycosyltransferase family 2 protein; protein product: MNILILAAGDNYIDPDDKNYPLCLSEVNGVPLIQRVTDQLSFNDGEVVYLFQDKYIKRYHLDDIVKLISDKKFSVFPVPDNTAGAACTALLGTVSLPQSESLLIVSGNQLVDVDIKNFIDEMNNNNYDAGTIIFDSIHPRYSYVMLNDEGLVTEASEKKPISRNATAGTYWFRKTSDFTDAVKNMIRKDAKVDGRFYICPSFNELILKGLRVGVIKIDPEQYHPLKTIRQIEIK
- a CDS encoding HAD family hydrolase, encoding MIKAVIFDMDGVLIEAKEWHYEALNQALNLFGFNIERYDHLTKFDGLPTKDKLNILSAEYSLPVQLHSFINEMKQQYTMEIVHTKCKPLFIHEYALSKLKQEGYKLGVASNSVRNSVVTMMEKASLIGYLDIVLSNQDVKQGKPNPEIYNKAIDKLGFRPDECVIVEDNENGIKAAKASGAHVLVVNDVTDVNYRSIKAFIDGLDKGGQF
- a CDS encoding glycosyltransferase family 2 protein, which codes for MLNIVIPMAGAGSRFVDAGFENPKPLISVHNIPMVKVVINNLTPQCQHRFIFIVQKSHVQKYDVANKLMEWAENSVVIETDSLTEGAACTVLLAKEYINSTDPLMIANSDQYIDCDINTYISAISDVNHQGGIMTMTANDPKWSFVGFDDSGRINRVIEKVVISSEATVGIYNFRHGADFVTSAEEMIEANDRVNGEFYVAPAYNYLIKKGASIGIYNIGSEANGMYGLGTPADLELFLKLPVSLKATKGL
- a CDS encoding FkbM family methyltransferase, whose product is MNDIIIDLGANMGGFSLEVAKRNPEITVHAVEPYPQLAIFLKEETEKEKISNHIIHEIAISEKNGKSNFNISTESEFGTSSLLDFSTEHLNTDEYWSNRIDLIHSNKINVETMTLSSFLDRLSFNRIRFIKIDIQGMDLIALKTGGKYIDRIDGGMLEVPSVKHLSLYSGTDDDLLSALLFLDKNNFYAYKIKPNDPASNEFNIFFCRKGKEYELMENELNLRGLKYYDGKHYWHFPSNRQEFPEVYIIELTNKLNDIRKENDRLNIELSEVNEKLTRCQTEFKNLKSNFLRRVINYFK